Sequence from the Kribbella aluminosa genome:
ACCCTGACCGCACTCGGCGAGGACGTCGTCCCCGTCTCGCGCAGCGGCGCCGGCCACCAGGCCGACCTCACCGAGCCCGAAACCCTGCGGCCCGTACTCGACGGCGCGAAGGCCGTCTTCCTGCTCACCTCCGCCGACTTCCTTGCTCGCGGCAACCTCCGGTCCGTCGTCGACGTACTGCGGGAGTCCGGCGTACCGCGGGTCGTCCTGCTGTCCTCGCAGGGCGTCACCACCCAGCGGCACCCGTCCGTCCACGAGGACGCCGTCACCGGGTCCGGACTCGAGTGGACGATCCTCCGGCCGGGCAACTTCGCCAGCAACGCGCTTGCCTGGGCCGAATCCATCCGCACCCAGCGGGCGATGTACGCGCCGTACGCCGACGTCGCGCTCCCCGCGGTCGACCCGCAGGACATCGCCGAAGTCGCGGCCGCCGTCCTCCGCGAGCCGGGTCACGCAGGCGCCGTCTACACGCTCACCGGGCCCGTTGCGATCTCGCCGCGCCAGCAGGCGAAGGTGATCGAGGACGCCATCGGTACGCCGATCCAGTTCACCGAACTGACCCGCGAGCAGGCCCGCACCGGCATGCTGACCTTCATGCCCGAGCCGGTCGTCGAGGCGACGCTTGACGTACTCGGCGCACCTCTTCCCAGCGAGCAGGCGGTCAGCCCCGACGTCGAGAAGGTGCTCGGCCGTACGCCGCACACGTTCGCCGACTGGCTGGACCGGAATCTGCCGGCCTTCCGCTGAAGGACGGCAGAGCGAGCCTCTCCTTCAGTTGTCTGACACGACCTCCCCCGCTTCGGCCGTGCCGCCGCGCTGGGCGGGGAGGTTGTGCAACTGGTGGCGGAGGGTTTCGGTGACCTGTTCGGCTGCGCGCTGGGCGGCGGTGAGCGCGGCGAACCGGTCCTCGGCGGCCTTCTTCACGTCGGCCAGTTGCGTCTGGTGGTCGGCACGGAGTTGCTCGCGGTCGGTGCGGTGCTCGCCACGGAGCGCGTCGAGCTCGGCGCGGTGTCGTTCACGCTCCTGCCGTATCTCGGATGCCAGCTGGTCGGCCGTCCGCTGCGCGGTCTGCCGCTCGGCCTCCGCCGCAACCTGAGCGGCCCGCGCGGCCTCCACCTCACTCCGCACCTGACGGACCTGCTCCTCAGCCGCGACCTGAACGTCGCGAATCCGCCCCTCCGCCTCAGCCCGCACCCGCTCCACCTCGGCTACCCCGGCCTCCCGTGCCGCGCCAAGCTCCTGCCGAGCCCGCTCCAGCTCGGCCGCCACCCTCTCACCGGCCGCTGCGGCGTCCCGCCGAGCCTGGTCCAGCTCGGCAGTCGCCCTTTCGCTGACCGCTGCCGCGTCCCGCCGGACTTGCTCTAGCTCGGCGGCTGCCCTCTCGCGGGCCGCTGCGGCGTCTCGTTGGGCCTGCTGTGCCGCTTCTTCGGCGACGGATGCGTCGGCGCGAGCCTCTTCGAGTGCTGCGACAGCTTCGCGGGCGGCCTCGTCGGCTTCCTCTCGAGCGTCCTCGGCTTCGGCCGCGTGCTGCTCCGCTTTTCGGCGACGGTGCTCTTCCTGACCTCGTTGCCGCTCGGCATCGGCCAGCTCCGCCCGGGACGACGCCTGCAGTTGCTCCACCTCGGCCGCCACGGCCTCCGCGTCGCCGTACGTGCGGACCGCCTCCGCGATCTGCGCGAGGTACCCCTCAAGTTCTTCCACCAGGCGCGGCAGGTTGCCCTTCATCAGCTGCTCGAGCGTCATCCGCGCTGCCGTCACGGGTCCCGTCACCGATCGGGCCGCCGATTCTGGGGCAGTGCCGTCACGGCGCACCGGCTGTCTGGCCAGGCGGTTCTTCGCGGCCCACGCGTTCGCCTTGTTGTGTACGACCGGTTTCCCGTCGACGCCCGCTCCTTCCCGGCCGCAATACTTCGGCGGGCGCCCCGGAGTCCCGGGATCGACCTGCTTCGGGTTCGCACAGCTCACACCCGGGAACTCACACAGCCCCTGCCGAGAACGCGCGACAGTCTCCGTCGTCATCGCACCATCCTACGGTATTAAGTCGATTAAGTTGCCCATTGAGTTTGGTTTCCATCAACTACTTTAGACTGAACGAAACTGAACTGAAGTAGCGCATAATCCCCGTTATGCGCTAGCTTGTCTCTCATGAACGATCAGCCGGCGCCGCTGGTATTCCGCCCGACAGAGACTGCCGTCGAGCTGCCAAGACCCGATCGGGCGACCGAGGCTGCCGTACGACGCTCCCTCGGCCGGCGCCGCCCGCTCCACGACCCCGGAGCAGACCCGACCGACCGGCTGGACCTCCTCATCGAAGCGCTCACCCCGGAGCTGACCGCCCTGGTCGTGCTCTGGCTCGGTGGCACGCGGCGGGCGAGCCGGGATACCCGGATCGGGTATGCCGACGACCTCCTGCTGTGGGCCGACTGGGCTCGCCGTGAGCTCGGCCGGGAGCGGTTCGGGCTCGACCTGCAGCGTGGCGAGGTGACGATGTGGCTCACTTGCCAGCAGGATGCGGGGGCTGCCTCGTCGTCCATCTCGCGCCGGCTGTCGGCGCTGTCCAGTCTGTATCGGTATGCCGCGGGCTGGGGCCTGCCCGTGGTGTCACCGATCTCGGACGAC
This genomic interval carries:
- a CDS encoding NAD(P)H-binding protein yields the protein MIVITGATGNVGRPLVQTLTALGEDVVPVSRSGAGHQADLTEPETLRPVLDGAKAVFLLTSADFLARGNLRSVVDVLRESGVPRVVLLSSQGVTTQRHPSVHEDAVTGSGLEWTILRPGNFASNALAWAESIRTQRAMYAPYADVALPAVDPQDIAEVAAAVLREPGHAGAVYTLTGPVAISPRQQAKVIEDAIGTPIQFTELTREQARTGMLTFMPEPVVEATLDVLGAPLPSEQAVSPDVEKVLGRTPHTFADWLDRNLPAFR